DNA from Cloacibacillus sp.:
CAAAACCGTAAATATCATTTACGGTTGCTGATATTTGCCGCGTAGTCATTCCCTTGGCATACATCGATATTATCTTCTGGTCTATCTCGGAAATGTCTTTCTGCCGCTTCTTCACTATTTTTGGTTCAAAGCTGGATTGCCTGTCTTGGGGGATGTCTATGGAGAAATTTCCAAAGCTTGACTGCGCCTGCTTTTCTTTGTAATCGTTGCGGGAGTCGGTACTGGCAGAACGCTGGGATCTCTTATAACCTAGATTTTCGTCCATCTCTGTCTCCATCATCTCTTTGATTGTTCCGCCAAGAAGATCTTTCAGGGCGTCCTGGATATCTTTTGCAGATTTGACATCGTATTCCTAAAGAAGATATCTGCTGATGTCACGTTTCCCGTCTGTCATCTGAACTTTTTGAGTGCTGCGTTTTTCTTTCGCCATTTT
Protein-coding regions in this window:
- a CDS encoding transposase, with protein sequence MQDALKDLLGGTIKEMMETEMDENLGYKRSQRSASTDSRNDYKEKQAQSSFGNFSIDIPQDRQSSFEPKIVKKRQKDISEIDQKIISMYAKGMTTRQISATVNDIYGF